A genomic stretch from Insulibacter thermoxylanivorax includes:
- a CDS encoding extracellular solute-binding protein produces MLGPVRMMIKLLALVLVCVLCTVSCEHGISGEDSAAEEVHTKHSLYDELGLLPYDPPIELSMAGESSIFIEELMQVFPDESLADNRWTRLYEEVLGIKIVYDWIERGDMYDKKLGVAISSGDIPDVVRVDANQLRLLSNAGQIQDLTKAYLQYATDLTKGVLTQEGLGPFQAATIDGRLMGIPQVDSSIDKASLIWIRTDWLENLGLKPPKTMDDVIAIAKAFTEEDPDQNGLHDTYGLAATHYLWDPVAGLAGFMAGYDAYPQLWLEDEEGRLVYGGIQPEVKEALAALQDLYQQGILDPSFAIKKGEQVKQDIIDGKIGMMYGEQWGAFHVGGSRNTDSFADWKAFPIVSAYDHPPMVPLKFTISSFFAVRSDYEHPEAVVKLFNLHLEKNWGQTAEYERYYNDSGSVWQFSPVTPFPPRKNLNAYREIEAYRKGELQEFVTQEAQAIWGYMRSYQEEGDAGGWGWERIYGPSGAYAIIDAYDKNGQLLYDRFTGVPTPTMIDQDKFLQHLQNEMYINIILGDPLEEFDRFVEQWLMLGGERITQEVNEWYQSRG; encoded by the coding sequence ATGCTTGGACCGGTTCGGATGATGATCAAGCTGCTGGCGTTGGTGCTTGTTTGTGTGCTTTGTACCGTATCCTGCGAGCACGGGATATCCGGCGAGGATTCAGCGGCGGAGGAGGTGCACACGAAGCATTCGCTCTATGATGAATTAGGCCTGCTGCCGTATGATCCGCCCATTGAACTTTCGATGGCGGGAGAGAGCAGCATCTTCATCGAGGAACTCATGCAGGTATTCCCCGATGAAAGCTTAGCTGATAATCGCTGGACTAGGCTGTATGAAGAAGTGCTCGGCATCAAGATCGTCTATGACTGGATCGAGAGAGGGGATATGTACGACAAGAAACTCGGCGTAGCCATATCCTCCGGGGATATCCCCGATGTGGTGCGGGTGGATGCCAATCAGCTGCGTCTATTGAGCAACGCGGGGCAAATCCAAGACTTGACGAAGGCCTATCTGCAATATGCCACGGATCTTACGAAAGGAGTATTAACCCAGGAAGGGCTGGGGCCGTTTCAAGCGGCGACCATCGACGGCAGGCTGATGGGCATCCCGCAGGTGGATTCATCGATCGATAAGGCTTCGCTGATCTGGATCCGCACGGATTGGCTGGAGAATCTGGGACTTAAGCCGCCGAAGACGATGGATGATGTGATCGCCATAGCGAAAGCGTTTACAGAGGAAGATCCGGATCAAAACGGGCTGCATGATACCTACGGTCTCGCTGCAACTCACTACCTGTGGGACCCGGTGGCAGGTCTGGCAGGCTTCATGGCGGGTTATGATGCCTATCCGCAGCTGTGGCTGGAAGATGAGGAGGGCCGCCTCGTATACGGCGGCATCCAGCCCGAGGTCAAAGAGGCGCTGGCCGCGCTGCAGGATCTCTATCAGCAAGGGATCCTTGACCCTTCCTTTGCGATTAAGAAGGGGGAACAAGTGAAGCAGGACATCATCGACGGCAAGATCGGCATGATGTACGGCGAGCAATGGGGCGCGTTCCATGTCGGAGGCAGCAGGAATACCGATTCCTTTGCGGACTGGAAGGCTTTTCCGATCGTTTCGGCCTATGATCACCCGCCCATGGTCCCGCTCAAGTTCACGATCTCATCGTTCTTCGCCGTGCGGTCCGATTATGAGCATCCCGAGGCCGTCGTTAAGCTGTTTAATCTTCATCTGGAGAAAAATTGGGGCCAAACCGCTGAGTATGAGCGTTACTACAATGATTCGGGCTCTGTCTGGCAGTTTTCTCCGGTTACCCCCTTCCCGCCCAGGAAGAACCTCAATGCATATCGGGAGATCGAGGCTTACAGGAAGGGTGAGCTGCAGGAATTTGTGACGCAGGAAGCGCAAGCGATCTGGGGTTATATGCGATCCTATCAGGAGGAAGGTGATGCCGGGGGCTGGGGATGGGAGAGGATCTATGGACCCAGCGGCGCCTATGCGATCATCGATGCCTATGATAAGAACGGTCAACTGCTGTATGACCGGTTCACCGGCGTGCCCACGCCGACGATGATCGACCAGGATAAGTTCTTGCAGCATCTGCAGAACGAGATGTACATCAACATCATCCTTGGAGATCCGCTCGAAGAATTCGACCGCTTCGTCGAGCAATGGTTGATGCTGGGCGGTGAACGCATCACCCAGGAAGTGAATGAGTGGTATCAATCGAGGGGCTGA
- a CDS encoding sensor histidine kinase, with protein sequence MLRFPVTSLRNSIFTRMVIIYLIFVIPIILLGIYLYSWSYHNASEEISRAQEAQLASYLDNLEREIAWLELQMFDIKEDNEIHRAAVTWSLLSNVERKNSLIYVQQRLVSIKNSSSLIKDVYVHMRPANQSVSAVMGIYDYDKGAFDHLSWNSRYHEGKFVLMNDALQLAALKQSGRKSEPPLFIVQIELDTDEMLQSMERLNLYTGSGSLLIFDALGYVLASGEGDHQLLQESIMNLKPEIASPQILTIQGEEYQLNRLASEELRLSVVSYLPEVEVKRPLHRFEQWAWIYACVSLLAVVAYAYISYKEIHQPLLVLVRSFRKMEGGMLDLHIDHNQHDEFGYLYDRFNQMISRLQDLIEQDYKRQMMVQRAELKQLQSQINPHFLYNSFFILHSMAKVGDLERIEEFTLMIGEYFRFITRNGEDFVALEDETRHSRMYTEIQKLRFSRRIKVQFGDLPEGVERVRVPKLIIQPIIENAYEHSLERTEEGCLSVSFHRTGSFLQIIVENSGDISDQEIEELRKRLNHTPETHEMTGMINIHRRLILAFGEESGLLLSRSDMGGLKVTIQIMLDGRSGDDASPVDRG encoded by the coding sequence TTGTTAAGGTTTCCGGTCACTTCATTACGCAATTCGATCTTTACTCGAATGGTCATCATCTACCTGATCTTCGTCATCCCGATCATCCTGCTCGGCATCTACCTGTACAGCTGGAGTTATCATAACGCCAGCGAAGAGATCTCCCGGGCGCAGGAAGCGCAGCTCGCTTCCTATCTTGACAACCTGGAGCGCGAGATCGCTTGGCTGGAGCTGCAGATGTTCGACATCAAGGAGGATAATGAGATTCACCGCGCGGCGGTGACCTGGTCGCTGCTGAGCAATGTGGAGCGGAAGAACAGTTTGATCTATGTGCAGCAGCGGCTGGTATCGATCAAGAACAGCAGTTCCTTGATCAAGGATGTCTATGTGCACATGCGGCCCGCGAATCAGTCGGTCTCCGCTGTCATGGGGATCTACGATTATGATAAGGGAGCTTTTGACCATCTCAGCTGGAACTCCCGCTACCATGAAGGGAAATTTGTCTTGATGAACGATGCCTTGCAACTGGCTGCCCTGAAGCAGAGTGGCAGGAAGAGCGAGCCGCCGCTGTTCATCGTTCAGATCGAATTGGATACGGATGAGATGCTGCAGTCGATGGAACGGCTGAACTTGTATACGGGAAGCGGCTCGCTGCTGATCTTCGATGCCCTTGGCTACGTACTGGCAAGCGGCGAAGGGGACCACCAGCTGCTGCAGGAGTCCATAATGAACTTGAAGCCGGAGATCGCAAGCCCACAGATCTTGACGATCCAAGGCGAGGAGTATCAGCTTAACCGACTGGCATCGGAGGAGCTGCGGCTCAGCGTCGTCAGTTACCTGCCGGAAGTAGAAGTCAAGCGTCCGCTCCATCGATTCGAGCAATGGGCTTGGATCTATGCCTGTGTATCCTTGCTTGCCGTGGTGGCTTATGCCTACATCAGTTACAAGGAGATCCATCAGCCGCTGCTTGTGCTGGTGCGCAGTTTCCGCAAGATGGAAGGAGGCATGCTTGATCTTCATATCGATCACAATCAGCATGATGAATTCGGGTATTTGTACGACCGCTTTAATCAGATGATCAGCCGCCTGCAGGATCTCATCGAGCAGGATTATAAACGGCAGATGATGGTGCAGCGAGCGGAGTTGAAGCAGCTCCAGTCGCAGATTAATCCGCACTTCCTCTATAACAGTTTCTTCATCCTGCATTCGATGGCGAAGGTGGGCGATCTTGAACGGATTGAGGAATTCACATTGATGATCGGGGAATATTTCCGCTTCATCACCCGCAACGGCGAGGATTTTGTCGCTCTGGAAGACGAGACGCGGCACTCCCGGATGTACACGGAGATTCAGAAGCTTCGTTTCTCACGACGGATCAAGGTCCAGTTCGGCGATTTGCCGGAAGGGGTAGAGCGGGTGAGGGTGCCTAAACTGATCATCCAGCCGATCATTGAGAACGCCTATGAACACAGCTTGGAAAGAACCGAGGAAGGATGCCTCAGCGTCTCCTTCCATAGAACAGGCAGTTTCCTTCAGATCATCGTGGAGAACAGCGGCGACATCTCAGATCAGGAGATTGAAGAGCTCCGGAAGCGACTGAATCATACGCCGGAAACCCATGAGATGACGGGAATGATCAATATTCACAGACGTCTGATCCTGGCCTTCGGCGAAGAGAGCGGCCTCTTACTGTCGAGAAGCGATATGGGCGGACTGAAAGTCACCATTCAGATCATGTTAGATGGGAGGAGCGGGGATGATGCATCGCCTGTTGATCGTGGATGA
- a CDS encoding helix-turn-helix domain-containing protein, producing the protein MMHRLLIVDDEEIITDSLYEVFNQVMSDELDIYRAYSAREALDWLSRTRIDIVLTDIRMPGMNGLELMDEIQIYWPRCRIIFLTGHSEFDYAYQAMKVPSVRYLLKTEGYDKVVQTVREVLEEIRHHERMDQLISKSQELMGEVQLLWQRDYFRYLIQHPEEMKEEDLANDFQRLNIPLDVRMPVVLVLGHLEYRDGLTFMERSEQLNEVRLLWHSYFAEHVRSIGIEDPYGDVLWFIQPSHPHHEEQRHEHFHRYLEGTMELIQQTVMEDKGLALTFVISSAACRWLDVSQQYERLHLLRHLRFGGGLPAILRDQQEDSEELACQDAYRMKQKVDVLAAHLDAGKVDEFHAGFDELMMNVVALNPATNAALAVEIYYGIALILLGHINRFGLQSDVGDYSKLMKFDEHPSLSEAFIYLYQVAGRIFESNRLKEKDRAAKVIDRVCDYIIANLSEDLSLVRLAEVHYFNPSYLSRLFKQEKGMNLSEFIEQCRITKAKELLANRDLKVREVAAAVGYEAAHSFTRFFKKTTGLSPQEYRDQLIGGAV; encoded by the coding sequence ATGATGCATCGCCTGTTGATCGTGGATGATGAGGAGATCATCACGGACAGCTTGTATGAAGTATTCAACCAGGTGATGTCCGACGAACTGGACATCTATCGGGCTTATTCCGCAAGAGAGGCGCTGGATTGGTTATCGCGAACCCGGATCGACATCGTCCTGACGGATATCCGCATGCCGGGGATGAACGGCCTGGAGCTGATGGATGAGATTCAGATCTATTGGCCGCGCTGCCGCATCATCTTCCTGACGGGGCACAGCGAATTTGATTATGCCTATCAAGCGATGAAGGTGCCCAGCGTTCGCTATCTGCTGAAGACCGAAGGTTATGACAAAGTCGTGCAGACGGTTCGTGAGGTCTTGGAAGAGATCCGCCACCATGAACGGATGGACCAGCTGATCAGCAAATCCCAGGAGCTGATGGGAGAGGTGCAGCTGCTTTGGCAGCGGGATTATTTCCGCTATCTGATTCAACATCCGGAGGAGATGAAAGAGGAGGATTTGGCGAATGATTTTCAGCGCCTGAATATTCCCTTGGATGTCCGCATGCCGGTGGTTTTGGTCTTAGGCCATCTCGAATACCGCGACGGTCTGACCTTTATGGAACGCTCCGAGCAGTTGAATGAAGTCAGGCTGCTGTGGCATTCCTACTTCGCTGAACATGTGCGGAGCATCGGCATCGAAGACCCTTACGGAGATGTCCTGTGGTTCATTCAGCCGTCTCATCCGCATCATGAGGAGCAGAGGCATGAACATTTTCATCGCTATCTAGAGGGGACGATGGAGCTGATACAGCAGACGGTGATGGAGGACAAAGGGCTGGCGCTGACCTTCGTGATCAGCAGCGCTGCTTGCCGCTGGCTTGACGTATCGCAGCAGTATGAACGCCTCCATCTGCTGCGCCACCTCCGCTTTGGCGGCGGATTGCCCGCGATTCTCCGCGATCAGCAGGAGGACAGCGAGGAACTCGCTTGCCAGGATGCCTATCGGATGAAGCAGAAAGTCGATGTCCTGGCCGCTCACCTGGATGCCGGGAAAGTCGATGAGTTCCATGCTGGCTTCGATGAATTGATGATGAATGTCGTAGCTTTGAATCCGGCGACGAATGCGGCGCTGGCCGTGGAGATCTATTACGGGATCGCCCTGATCCTGCTGGGACATATCAACCGCTTTGGTCTGCAGTCCGATGTCGGCGATTACAGCAAACTCATGAAATTCGATGAACATCCCTCACTCAGTGAAGCTTTCATCTATCTCTATCAAGTCGCAGGCCGCATCTTCGAATCCAACCGGCTTAAGGAGAAAGATCGGGCGGCGAAGGTCATCGACCGGGTCTGCGATTATATCATCGCTAACTTGAGTGAGGATCTGTCCCTGGTGCGGCTGGCTGAGGTCCATTATTTCAATCCTTCCTATCTATCGCGGCTGTTCAAACAAGAGAAAGGCATGAATCTTTCGGAGTTCATTGAGCAATGCCGCATAACCAAGGCGAAGGAATTGCTGGCCAATCGCGACCTGAAAGTGCGGGAAGTCGCTGCAGCCGTCGGTTACGAAGCGGCGCATTCCTTCACGCGATTCTTTAAGAAAACAACCGGCCTGTCTCCTCAGGAGTACAGGGATCAATTAATAGGAGGAGCAGTATGA
- a CDS encoding cupin domain-containing protein, which produces MGESIDLSSPAAQFAFDLNTNPFYIKNQQNYINLAGVEQLNTLDHISLLDIYMSAHQIIEPHYHQNAAQTIYCISGSVTVSILSPFTKQILNYTITPGQIVNVPKGWWHYELALTDQTHLLAIFNAPMPEVILGSDLLKLTPANIMAYTYCIPEQLWREAIARVKPATFIGPACNPSALSHGAGHTGNLNKTVDMQSNVQS; this is translated from the coding sequence TTGGGCGAATCCATTGATTTATCGTCTCCGGCGGCGCAATTCGCCTTTGACCTCAACACGAATCCTTTTTACATCAAAAACCAGCAGAATTACATCAACTTAGCAGGAGTGGAGCAGCTGAACACCCTGGATCACATCTCGCTTCTGGATATCTACATGAGCGCCCATCAGATCATCGAACCCCACTATCATCAAAATGCCGCGCAAACGATCTACTGTATCTCCGGATCTGTCACGGTATCCATTCTAAGCCCCTTTACGAAGCAGATCCTCAATTACACCATCACCCCGGGACAAATCGTCAATGTGCCGAAGGGCTGGTGGCATTATGAATTGGCGCTGACGGATCAGACCCATCTCTTGGCGATCTTCAATGCACCGATGCCGGAGGTGATCCTGGGATCCGATCTGCTCAAGTTGACACCGGCGAATATCATGGCCTACACCTACTGTATTCCCGAGCAGCTGTGGCGGGAAGCGATTGCTCGCGTGAAGCCTGCAACCTTCATAGGCCCTGCGTGCAATCCGTCTGCACTAAGCCATGGAGCCGGGCATACAGGCAATCTCAACAAAACCGTTGATATGCAATCTAATGTGCAATCTA
- a CDS encoding family 43 glycosylhydrolase, with the protein MSIQAKRLMPYLAAAAVLLAAAAAIIITLNRSILPPQAKDPGYAENPIIWADVPDPSVIRVGDEYYMSSTTMHMMPGTPIMRSTDLVNWEIIGYPYDRLEENDAYALRNGQNAYGKGSWASSLNYRDGVFYVLFSALDTGKTYLFSTTDPAGRWSRTEFPMYMHDPSLLFDDDGRAYIIHGRTDLTVTELSEDYKSLKPGGLNQTIITSGKEGMEGAHAYKINGRYYIATIWWEEGNIRRQYVYRADRIEGPYEERLVLSDTMGYKHHGVAQGGLVDTPEGDWYAMLFQDHDAVGRVPVLVPVRWEDGWPVYGDEEGKVPLRFAKPGVSDFETELVQSDEFYQEEAFFPEEDDADPAGDEGMEYTKNPRFDEGLAHWKARGSEIKIIEEDGQSIAHVSKRSGTWAGIEQSFSWRLQPGKEYRAAFRIKYTEGPESKEFILTAQKVIDGQTSYQNLVRGTVKKGEWQVIQGTFTIPEEAASIDLFLETPWVEHPDPEKDLMDFYVDYLSIKESGSGGANPESAPNGSKLGLTWQWNHNPDNSKWSLLERRGYLRLYTANIADNLEQARNTLTQRTMGPYSSGWIALETSRMLEGDYAGLAAFQKEYGFIGVTKQNGTSYIVMERWDGEQARTELLEERVYLKADLDFTVDRARFYYSYDGVQWEPFGTELQMRYTLPHFMGYRFAIFNFATKQTGGYVDVDYFRFAPELTGSRTPEDYRVYMSTDTIVVSSDPELTYDLPILINRYPEGESVSEIRLEIAAGDTVEIIDFLPHEANLGAVKVNTGQKDGSWTVSILPEDGEEAIIYDNHDRSRRFAVLRIRAKAAHDYDQTDPEEVQLKAMEIYHKDNRQESYNVSSANARINVLKPAEAIGKVPPSGNPLVSHKFGADPYALVYNGRVYLYMTNDVFEYDADGNIKDNTYAKINKIGVISSDDLVNWTDHGEIAVAGPQGAAKWASQSWAPAVVHKVIDGKDRFFLYFANNASNIGVLTSDSPLGPWVDPIGKPLIERSTPGVEGVHWLFDPAVLVDDDGTGYIYFGGGVPGEQFERPRTSRVMQLGDDMISVVGEAVEIDAPFMFEDNGIHKHNGIYYYTYCSNFYSGVRPEGSPGAGEIVYMYSENPMGPWKYGGTILKNPMHFFGVGGNNHHAIFSFNGEWYIAYHAQTLAKAMGEAKGYRSTHLNKVYMNEDGSIQEITADYEGVPQLKPLDPFQRVEAETFAWNAGVKTRAAEEGDPENRVLTEIQSGDWIALSQVDFGDSEAISFIASIGNVRADSFIELRLGSVDGERIGTLPIAVKDADTGWAELRAELSPVQGVHDLYLVFAGPAGVDLFEMDYWRLADE; encoded by the coding sequence ATGAGCATTCAAGCCAAGCGGCTGATGCCGTACCTCGCAGCCGCGGCGGTACTGCTCGCTGCAGCTGCAGCCATCATCATCACCTTAAACCGCAGCATCCTGCCGCCGCAGGCGAAGGATCCGGGCTATGCCGAGAATCCGATTATCTGGGCGGATGTCCCGGATCCGAGCGTGATCCGCGTCGGTGATGAATACTATATGTCCAGCACGACGATGCACATGATGCCTGGAACGCCGATCATGCGGTCGACGGATCTGGTGAACTGGGAGATCATCGGCTATCCCTATGATCGTTTGGAGGAGAATGACGCTTATGCCCTTCGCAATGGTCAGAACGCTTACGGCAAAGGCTCGTGGGCGAGCAGTCTGAACTATCGCGACGGCGTATTCTATGTGCTGTTCTCTGCCTTGGATACGGGCAAAACGTATCTGTTCAGCACGACGGATCCGGCAGGGCGCTGGAGCCGCACGGAGTTCCCGATGTACATGCATGATCCTTCCCTGCTCTTTGATGACGACGGCAGGGCCTACATCATCCACGGGCGAACGGATCTGACGGTGACGGAACTGAGCGAAGACTACAAGTCCTTGAAGCCGGGCGGTCTGAATCAGACGATCATCACCTCGGGCAAAGAGGGAATGGAAGGCGCCCATGCCTACAAGATCAACGGGCGGTACTACATTGCCACGATCTGGTGGGAAGAGGGCAATATTCGCAGGCAGTATGTCTATCGGGCCGACCGCATCGAGGGACCGTATGAAGAGCGTCTGGTACTAAGCGATACCATGGGTTATAAGCATCACGGCGTGGCCCAGGGCGGACTGGTCGATACGCCTGAGGGCGATTGGTACGCGATGTTGTTCCAAGATCATGATGCCGTCGGACGCGTGCCGGTGCTCGTGCCGGTGCGCTGGGAGGACGGCTGGCCGGTATACGGCGATGAAGAGGGCAAGGTACCGCTGCGATTCGCTAAACCGGGCGTAAGTGACTTTGAAACGGAACTGGTGCAAAGCGACGAGTTCTATCAAGAGGAAGCCTTCTTCCCCGAGGAGGATGACGCTGATCCGGCGGGCGATGAAGGGATGGAATATACCAAAAATCCCCGCTTCGATGAGGGACTGGCCCATTGGAAGGCCAGAGGATCGGAGATCAAGATCATCGAAGAGGACGGCCAGTCTATCGCCCATGTTTCGAAACGAAGCGGCACCTGGGCCGGCATCGAACAAAGTTTCAGCTGGCGGCTGCAGCCCGGCAAGGAATACCGGGCGGCATTCCGCATCAAGTATACAGAGGGACCGGAGTCCAAGGAGTTCATCCTGACTGCTCAGAAGGTGATCGATGGTCAAACCTCTTATCAGAACCTGGTGAGAGGAACGGTCAAGAAAGGGGAGTGGCAGGTCATCCAAGGCACCTTCACGATCCCGGAGGAAGCGGCCAGCATCGATCTGTTCCTGGAGACGCCTTGGGTGGAGCATCCTGATCCGGAGAAGGATCTGATGGATTTCTATGTTGATTATCTATCCATCAAGGAGAGCGGAAGCGGCGGGGCCAATCCCGAATCGGCTCCCAACGGATCAAAGCTGGGCCTCACCTGGCAATGGAACCATAATCCGGATAACAGCAAGTGGTCCTTGCTTGAACGCAGGGGATACCTCCGCCTGTATACGGCAAACATCGCCGACAATCTCGAGCAGGCGCGGAACACCCTAACCCAGCGGACCATGGGACCTTACAGCTCCGGCTGGATCGCTCTGGAGACGAGCCGTATGCTGGAGGGCGACTACGCAGGACTTGCCGCCTTCCAGAAGGAGTATGGATTCATCGGGGTCACGAAGCAGAACGGGACTTCTTATATCGTCATGGAGCGCTGGGACGGAGAACAGGCCAGAACGGAGCTGCTGGAGGAACGCGTCTATCTGAAGGCAGATCTGGACTTTACCGTCGATCGGGCAAGGTTCTACTACAGTTATGACGGCGTGCAGTGGGAGCCCTTCGGCACGGAACTGCAGATGAGGTATACCTTGCCGCACTTTATGGGCTATCGGTTTGCCATCTTCAACTTCGCTACGAAGCAGACCGGCGGATATGTCGATGTCGATTATTTCCGCTTCGCGCCGGAACTGACCGGCAGCCGCACGCCGGAGGATTACCGGGTCTATATGAGCACGGATACGATCGTTGTCAGCAGTGATCCGGAGCTCACCTATGACCTCCCGATCCTGATCAACCGCTATCCTGAAGGGGAGTCTGTAAGCGAGATTCGCCTGGAGATCGCAGCCGGGGATACCGTTGAAATCATCGATTTCCTCCCCCATGAAGCGAATCTGGGAGCGGTAAAGGTAAACACCGGTCAAAAGGATGGCAGCTGGACTGTCAGCATCTTGCCTGAGGACGGCGAGGAAGCGATCATCTATGACAACCATGACCGAAGCCGCCGCTTTGCGGTGCTTCGCATCCGAGCCAAGGCGGCTCACGATTACGATCAAACCGATCCAGAGGAGGTTCAATTAAAAGCAATGGAAATTTATCACAAGGATAACCGTCAAGAATCCTACAATGTCAGCAGTGCTAATGCGCGGATCAATGTGTTGAAACCCGCTGAGGCGATCGGCAAAGTTCCGCCAAGCGGCAACCCGCTCGTCTCTCATAAGTTCGGCGCAGACCCGTACGCACTGGTATACAACGGCCGCGTCTATCTCTATATGACCAATGATGTTTTTGAGTACGATGCGGACGGCAATATCAAAGATAACACCTATGCCAAGATCAACAAGATCGGCGTGATCTCTTCCGACGATCTGGTGAACTGGACGGACCATGGGGAGATTGCCGTTGCCGGTCCGCAGGGAGCAGCGAAGTGGGCGTCGCAGTCCTGGGCGCCGGCTGTGGTCCATAAGGTGATCGATGGTAAGGATCGATTCTTCCTGTATTTTGCGAACAATGCCAGCAATATCGGCGTGCTGACCAGCGACAGCCCGCTGGGACCGTGGGTGGATCCCATAGGCAAGCCGCTGATCGAGCGTTCTACACCGGGTGTGGAAGGGGTGCACTGGCTGTTCGATCCGGCTGTTCTCGTCGATGATGACGGCACGGGTTATATCTATTTCGGCGGCGGTGTGCCCGGCGAGCAGTTTGAACGGCCGCGGACCTCGCGCGTCATGCAGCTGGGCGACGACATGATCAGCGTGGTCGGCGAAGCCGTTGAGATCGATGCGCCTTTTATGTTCGAGGATAACGGCATCCACAAGCATAACGGCATTTATTACTATACGTACTGCTCGAATTTCTACAGCGGGGTTCGTCCTGAGGGCAGTCCCGGCGCCGGCGAGATCGTCTATATGTACAGCGAGAATCCGATGGGACCGTGGAAGTACGGCGGCACGATCCTGAAGAACCCGATGCATTTCTTCGGCGTCGGCGGCAACAATCACCATGCGATCTTCTCGTTCAACGGCGAATGGTATATCGCCTACCATGCTCAGACCTTGGCGAAAGCCATGGGTGAAGCGAAGGGATACCGCTCCACGCATCTGAACAAGGTCTATATGAACGAGGATGGATCGATTCAGGAGATCACGGCGGATTATGAAGGGGTACCGCAGCTGAAACCGCTCGATCCTTTCCAGCGGGTGGAAGCGGAGACCTTCGCATGGAATGCGGGTGTCAAGACAAGAGCCGCGGAAGAAGGAGATCCGGAAAACCGCGTGCTGACGGAGATTCAGAGCGGGGACTGGATCGCCCTCTCGCAGGTGGATTTCGGCGATTCCGAAGCGATAAGCTTTATCGCATCCATCGGCAACGTCCGTGCGGACAGCTTCATCGAACTGCGTCTGGGCAGTGTCGACGGCGAACGGATCGGCACGCTGCCGATTGCCGTGAAGGATGCTGATACGGGATGGGCGGAGCTTCGCGCGGAGCTTTCGCCGGTACAGGGCGTGCACGATCTGTACTTGGTCTTTGCTGGTCCTGCGGGAGTCGATCTCTTCGAGATGGATTACTGGAGGTTGGCAGATGAATAA